The Malus domestica chromosome 10, GDT2T_hap1 nucleotide sequence GTTCCTCCTCacgttttaagttttaaaaacGTATCTGCATATGGAGACATGCATTGGTTTATTGATCCATATCAACCACAAAGAAGTTGTAGTAACGATGTTGAttcttatattatttctttcgaCTTCAAAAAGGAGGAATTCGTTTGGACACCACATCCAAATTTACCTGGCTTCGTTAATCATTTCCGTGCCATGCATTTGCTTAACTTGAGGGACCTTTAGCCATTGTGGATTTTTCTGATCATGACCGTTACGGCGGTTATGAAGGCGAAAGGTACGTTGACATATGGGTGTTAAAAGATTAttcgaagaaaaagaaagagtggACGATGGATTACAAAATCGAGACTCCAATTATTGTGACAAGTTTGAAGTCGGCTATTGGTGAATGGGAGCATGGCATATTTTACACGTGCTTCCCCTTGCCTAATTGCTACTTTTTGGATCTAAGAAATAAATCGACGGAATGCATCCAATGGGAAGCATTATTCCGGAGCCTCTCTAGTTACAATTATAATTACTGGAGTGGGGAGAAGAAAACGAAGATGATCATGTACAGTTACACTAAAAGCCTGATTTCCTTAAGAAATTATGGCAATTtgctggaaagaaaaaaaacgtgCAAGTGGGCAGTTTTTGAAGCAGCAAAAACAAGTGCAACCATATTTTTTGAGACAGCAAAAACAAGTCCGTGGGGAATTTTTGAAGCAGCAAAAACAAATGCTCGGGCATTTTTTTAAGCCGCAAAAACAAGTATGTGGCACTTTGAAACTTTATGTTGAAACTTTATGGCGGAATGAttaccaacaaaagaaaattatgaaataaaAGGTCATAATTGCAACTGTTCACTCTTTTATTATGaaaaatttgtttaatttgaaaGCTATTTGGTCATTCATATGTGTTGAACCATAAATAAAAATGTGACTCTTGTATTCATGAAAAATTGAGATTATCTAATGGCGAATGGGGATAATACCTTAACATGCTTGCAGAAAACTTCTTTAGTCGTTGAGGCCCCCCGGATGGGGGGCGGGTGCGGGGGAGGGGGAGCTTCCTTCACTTAGCGAGTGTTACGAGTTCTAGCTCCATGTTAATTGACAAGTCAACTAACATGATGAACAATATATATAAAGCTTAAGACTAGTCATGTTAAAACCCTCCCCCAAACTTAAGGTAAATATTTTATTCTACCCAAATCTTGgtctattttcaattttcaccCCTTATCGTAATTTAATCCCAACCCTTCATCTAGATACCTCATTCCTCCTAAACTGTCAAGTGGCAGCTCCCTAGCTTTCTTCTCTTCTTGAGCTCTCCCTCTTCATTTTTCTGAaatcctcctctctctctctaactctcggaaactctcactctctccaGAGCTCCGAGAGCTCTCGTCCCCTTTCCTCTTCgaaatttaaacaaatccaACAAAATAACCACATATCTAGAATCCTTGGGGCTTGAGGAACTCAGCTGTAATCCTACATGCATTATTAGAACACCTCTGTGTGTTCTTCCATTGAAGCCGAAAGCTTCAAATCTCTGAAACTCGAACACAGGGGAGGCTCACTGCCCTATTCTGTTTTGTTGAGTTGTTCTCAGTCCAAATGGAAGGTTCTAATCTGTGCATGcactatatttttgttttccagAACCCGGCGAGAAAATCCGGCGAGTTCCGTGACCAACCCAGCCATTCTCGACCACGGTCGAGACTCACAATGCTATACTCTCGTTCCTATCACTTTAGCTGtatttttctcttcattttgGTGTTTAGTTGGAGCTTGGTTTACACGTTGGCCGTCGGCCGGAGCTGTAACAGCTCCGGCGATCTTCCCCCATCGCCGTCGGTCTGAATCCTGATTCCACTTTTGGCCCTGAATGCCATTTTTGGCCCAATTTGCCTCcaaatttaaattatatttccACTTTATTCTCGCCAAATTTTGCCCACACAGGTTGACGTGGCATGCACACAAGAAAACAAAgcatgaggatcctctccggattctcGGGAATCCTAGGAATGCCCACATTTTAGCTGTTCATTATAAATTGTGAGGTCAGTtgattatttgtgtttaattttaaatttaaaatttaaaataatttttgaccgcATAATATACATGAACGAATAAGATTTAAGGATTCataaaagggaaattttatttgaacccatgtaACCTCactttacacccaacttaaacttCAAATGTGAATTGTCATCTTTGCCCTATTGTATAATTACAatcaagtacaaaatgaaattaacaataaaactaaaatttgttAATAAACCCACACTAATAATTGAATCCTTACCATCACGCAATCTTTCTCATACGTTCTATTATAGCTAAAATCCTAAGACAATCACATAGACAAACCAAGCTATTTTTTTACGGATGAACaaggattttgaagttttggaaCCTTCAACTAAGGTATGAATCCATTTATGtgagtttttttgtttgattttaattatttttgtttagggTTTACAAGTGTATTGCTTGCAAAAAGTTCAATCATATTCGTGCATAAATCTACAGCTGGAATATAAAATCATCACTAGCATAAACTTTTTCTTACGCCATCTTCTTTGCATTGTGGACATGTTTAATTTTTAGCAAGGTGACTAGTACTACTTGCCTTCAATGCACCTGCATCACTGCCCAGTTGCCCTGCACCCCTGGGACAATCCtttcagaaaggaatcatcagGCCACTAGCTAAATTTCCTCAAAGGCACCAGCAACTTTGGGATGCTCAACCGCGTTGGATTTCTAAGGTTTCATTCCATCAATCAAATAAACAATTCACATGAAGTGATTTTTGGTTTCGTCTTCTTGATCAGGTCCAGTATAGGTACACTTATCCTCATATACTTCACATTGGCTACTAATAGAAAAGTTTGACAAATCATGGACGGAATAGAGCATAGAATAGCGTAAACGGGCATATGATCGAAACGAAGTGTATTCACTCTCTccgattttatttttcttgataGCTGTAATGCTGGGGATAACTACTCCATTCATGATCCTCCATGCTGCACTCTCAATCTTCGTATAAAAGGTTTTCATTTAAtcaatttagttttgttttgaatgggtgtaaagatacatttatattttgaattgggtttgtaaGGGTAGTTAATgtagtaaatttgggtttaaaaagattttgatagtttaattatttttaatatgagTGTAAAGTAAGTTGGATGTAAAAAGAGGTTATataggttcaaataaaatttctcttcctAAAATCCCCATAATTTAGATCcgaatgggatccaaatccgaaAATAAATACGCTCCTTGCATGCCacacaaggaagaaaatatcggtaatatcggaaatatcggtagtctgaaaacacggaaatatcgatggaaatatcgggataatatcgatatcgataaaaattacatggaaaccacggaaattgtaagaaaaacttggaaatttttattgaaactttgcaggatgtttatttagtcaattatctattagtttatcacaaaaaattggaagaaaatgcattgcatgatggatttaacattatcaagttgattatatagggagctgacaaacattgtgagtgtagaaaatatgtagaaattaatgaaagaagtctaaacacaccataatcatttatatataatgaattagtacaatattttacactttatacattgtatggtaagatacatgagtgacttagtaccacatagagtttctatgaggttcaaaattttcactatcttcatcatctctatgtgtagagtgagtgtattttGAAGAGTAGTTAGCAACCATGACAATggttttcaagaaccaaaaccgaaaagtcaataggaaaccgaatacttcggtatttttcgggattaccaaacaaatgggatttggaaaccaatcccatatcgaaaatttcggtatttttcgagatgggattcccgaacttcaggatggttttggtttgggatttttcggtttgggtttgagactttttcggtttggtttgggattttccggaattttttccagccctaccatgtaagtgaccaaataaaaaatagaaaaattaaaaaccacatgccattgactaagtaattaattgacacaatttaaaatataataccacaaaaaatttggaaaatgtgcaaatttgtttcttgtaaaaagaattcaaaacaaaagaatatatataaatattgtagCATATTATCACAACACCATAAGTGGTATAGTGGTTAAGGTGTTAAGGAGTTAAGTGGGAGGGGTTCGAACCCCTCTGTGCTCAAAATTGtgacttttcaaaattttcaggaattttttgcctaatatcgcgatattttgacgaaaactcattagatactcattaaaatatcggtaacttaaaaaaacgaaaatatcgccgatatatCGACGATATTTTGgatattttcttccatgatGCCACATTAGCATCTAGATGAAATATGGTGGGACTTGACGACACGTGGCAAATGGGACGACGAAGAGCGGTAGAGCATGAGTTAGAGCATCTCGTtgtgaaaattataaaataaagagTGAAGAGTGCAgttaaaataatagtttcattATTAGCAGACTACATAttattgaattttatttttaaattgttaTATAAAATGACTATTTAGACTTTATAAGATTTTAAAATAGAAAATTATTTTATGAATACACCCTCAAATTATGTTTaacgttttttttattttttttcaagttcTCAAAGCAACTCTCACGTTTCATTATAAAACTAAACCCGAACTCCAAaggtaagagagagagagttgaaaaGTGATGgagttttataaaattttaatgtTCAGGATGAGATAGAATTTGCACAATAAAAAGCCATGAGCTAAATTGCaaatatgttaaatgactaaaaatgatATGAAATTTAATGTggtataataattaaaaaaataggataaaagactgtttaccaccctcatgtttcgtggttttcaacatttagtacatcaagtttttttcgtcccagagtcatacctaaagtgtaaattttgggacagtctcatacatctgttagtcaaactgttagttctcccgttaagtgatgacgtggcgccctgattggacgccacgtgtcattaaaaaataaaaaatttatttaaataaaaataatattaaataatatttaaataataaaatatttttttttttccttcttctcttcttcttcttcttcttctcttcttcttcttcttcttcttcttcttcttctgggttcggttctctcttcttcttttctttttttttttttcttcttcctcctccttctccttcttcttccttctccttcctcctccttcttcttcttccttctccttcctcctcattcttcttctccttcttcttccttcttaagaaggaaggaggagaaggaaaaaaacagaaaaaaaaaaaaaaaaaaaccgaacccagaaaagaagagaaagaagaaggaagaagaaggagaagaagaatgaggaggaaggagaaggaagaagaagaaggagaagaagaaggaggaggaaggagaaggaagaaggaaaaaaaaaaaaaaaaaagagaaaccgaacccagaagaagaagaaggagaagaagaaggaggaggaaagagaaggaagaagaagaagaaagaggaggaagaagaagaagaagaaaaaaaaaaagagagaaaccgaacccagaagaagaagaaggatgaggaaggagaaggaagaagaaggaggaggagggagaaggaagaagaaggaggaggaggaggaagaaggaaaaaaaaaaaaaaatggaaaccgaacccagaagaagaagaagaagaagaagaagaagaaaaaaaaaaaaaaaaaaaagaagagaagaagaaaaaaaaaatttattatttaaatattttttaatattatttttatttaaattaaaaaaattaatgacacgtggcgtccaatcagagcgccacgtcatcacttaacgggagaactaacagtttgactaacagatgtatgagactgtcccaaaatttacactttaggtatgactctgggacgaaaaaaacttgatgtactaaatgttgaaaatcacgaaACATGAAGgtggtaaacagtcttttaacccaaaaaaaaaataatgaatcaaATATTGTCATTCTGTAAAATATGCAAGAGTATAACtactatttgaaaatttcattaaataggCATTATTCATTATgcgttaaaaaaatatttattttagaaGTTGTCCTGCTTTTACTTTTCTACTAGTATTGAcaacaattttttaaataaacattttttattttattttacctaATCCATTTGATGTTTTAGATTAtttaataagtttttttttttcaaaagcaccaCATCCCAAATAAGTCCTGAAATTTGAAGGTGGTGGTGATTTTCAGATATAGGCCTTTGTGCACGCACACCGCCATGGAGTACGTTTTTTGTTGTGACAGGAACATGGATAatacatcatatatttttatacaagtagtagaaaattttaatttttaagttattaaccttttaacacacataactcaTCATTTATATACAAACACATAGTGTACCATCTAGTGTGAtggtcacactaaaaaatctcttacGTAGTCAGTCGGTCGAGCAATTAAGTTtcagtaaaaaaaaatctctctcttctttctctctctaggatTAAAAGgctgcccttttttttttttattaattgaaaaGCTGGCTCACACATATTCCATGCAGAACTAGGCTCACACATACTCCAGTCCATCAATTTCTACTCGTCTCTCAGAAAGTAGAAAATGACCATGGAATTCAAATTGAAGGCACTGGTTTCGGTTATATATGTGCTCTCCTTCCTGAGCTATGGCGGCGCTGCAGCTACTGCTGTGACCAGCACCACTGATTACTCGGCTGCACCTGGTGCTCCGACCACCACTCCGATGGCGGCGTCGCATCTGGTTGGGATCTTGCATCCAACCTCCAACTCCGAGTACGTACCACTTTCTGTATGTGCGACACGACTTGTGGTATGTAATATGATTAAATTGTTTGTTTGGATCAGGAAGATAGCAATTAAATCGGTTtttgcattttcttttcttattaacCCAGTCATGTCCTGGAGGATGGATTGGAATAATATTTAGGAAAAAACTACcgtttaattagtttaatttctAATGCAGGCTCTGTTTCAGCTGGTGCTGCGACCAAAACCACCGATTACTCAGTTGGCGGCGCCGCGGCGGCAGATCTGGTTCGGATCTCTCGTCCAACCTCCGATTCCGAACATGGGCCAGCGACTCGACTCTTGGTATGTATTCTGATCATCTTCTAAATTATCTTGTTTTGCTCCTCGTTCTGTTTTAATTATCTTGTTTGTAAATTTGGCTGGTTAGAAAATGATCGTGTTTGGATCCTTCTGTTTTAGTTATCTTGTTTGTTAATTTGGCTGCTAAGAAAATTATCCTGTTTGGTTCCTTGTTCTGTTTTCATTATCTTGTTTGTTTAGCTGCTAAGAAAATTGTCCTGTTTGGCTGGCAAGAAACAGATATATGTGGATTGGATGTTGAGTGGATGACTGATGGAATGAATATTCACTGCCTATCAATtgctaatttttcatttttatcaaGGAACGACAATGAACTAGTTTTTATACACGTGCAAGTACTAAATTGCAATAATTCTTAAATTATACGAGTTATTGCTACACAAGcgatattaaaagaaaaaaatccaaATGCTCGTAACCACTTTCGTTGCAAGTTCTTTACtgggattttatttatttaatgtgGATTGATGTATGCTCGATTAGAGATTGTTGCGTAATTCGTTTTAGAATGCTCGTATTTTTGGTCAGGGTGAAATTCGAATTGTTTTCACTCTCTAACATGGTTCAGGTGGCAATGGTGTTTCGATTGTCAGCACAAGAGAATTTTGAACCAGCAAGCAATTGCTTTCGAAACCTCCTGAGATCATGGCCCTCCACAGAACCACATCCTTATTTGTCGTCCCCTCGAAAATATGAACCACATCCTCATTAGCCAATAGATAGTATGAGTCTTTCATGAATACAAGAGTCACATTTTTACTTGTGGTTCAACACATGTGAATGACCAAACAACCtacaaattaaacaaatttttCACAATATATAAGAGAGTGAACAGTTGGGCTTATGACCTTtttatttcataattttcttttgttggtaaTCATTCTGCCGTAAAGTTTCAAAGTGCCACATACTTGTTGCTTCAGAAAATGCCTGGGCATTTGTTTTTGCTGCTTCAAAAATTCCCCACGGACTTGTTTTTGCTGCTTCAAAAAATCTGGTTGCACTTGTTTTTGCTGCTTCAAAAACTGCCCACTTGcacattctttttctttcaagcAAATTGCCATAATTTTTTAAGGAGATCAGGCTTTTAGTGTAACTGTACATGATCATCCTGGTTTTCCTCTTCCCACCCCAGTAATTGTCTTTGTAACTTGAGAAGCTCCGCAATAACGCTGATTTATTTCTGAGATCCAAAAAGTAGCAATCAGGAAAGTTGTAACACGTGAAAAATATGCCATGCTCCCATTCCCCAATAGCTGAGATCGAAATTGTCAGAATCCTTGGGGTCTTGATTTTGTAATCCATCGTccactctttctttttcttcgaaTAATCTTTTAACACCCATATATCAACGTACTTTTCGTCTCCATAATCACTCCCATGATCAGAAAAATCCACAATGGCTAAGGATCCTCTCAAGTTAACCAAATGCATGTCAAATAAAAGACTAACGAAGCCATGTAAATTTGGATGAGATGTCCAGACGAATTCCTCCTTCTTGAAGTCGAAAGAAATTATACAAGACTCAGCATGGTTACTATGACTTCTTTTTTGTGATTGAGATGGGTAAATAAACCAATGCATGTCTCCATATGCAGATACGTTTTTATAACTTAAAACGCGAGGAGGAACTGAGTGTATTTGTCGCCATGATGAGGTTGTTGCACTTGCACCTAACGTATAAACATGGGCCTCCAGATCCTCACGTATACTCCAGGTGGAAACACAAACAATCTTGTAGGTGCAAGATATATTGTCAAATCCCATGCCGTACCACGTTAACGTGTATGAGCTCGTGTTGAAGGGAGAGGGGTTCCTCAACACCAGTGGGAGCAATGGGAGCTGTAGAACCTCACCCCTAAGAGCATCAAACAAGTAGCATGAACTTGAACTTGTGAATTTGGCTTTAAAGCCAATCAAGTTGCAGAAAATAAAACTAACATCGTACTGAAAGGCCCCGCAGGAAATTTTCCAGTTAGGAAGAGCGTGCTTGAATACGATCGCACTAGTGTCGTCGTGACGAGCGTCAGGAGTGTATTTGAATGGGTGCAACTGCAAGCCTATTTCGGTTTTGAGGTTGGGACCATCAAACTCAGCAAGAAGAATAGGTTGGGGTACTTGGACAGTGGCAGCACACGAGGCAGCAGAATTAAGCAAACGTGAAGTATGCAGTTGAGCAAAGAACGGGGAATCGATGAAATTTAAGGCGGTCTTGGAAACACACCGGAACTGGCTGAGTGATTCGATTGCCGGCTGCAGCTTCATAAGGATGTCGACGAGGATATCCA carries:
- the LOC114819302 gene encoding uncharacterized protein gives rise to the protein MTMEFKLKALVSVIYVLSFLSYGGAAATAVTSTTDYSAAPGAPTTTPMAASHLVGILHPTSNSEYVPLSVCATRLVALFQLVLRPKPPITQLAAPRRQIWFGSLVQPPIPNMGQRLDS